Genomic window (Dyadobacter fanqingshengii):
TGAAGATGACATTCTTCGCCAGCAATTACAGGAATCGGTTTCAAGTGCTGAGGCGATTTGACCCTAACAATAATTATAAAATGAACTTACAAGCTATTACCAGACACCGAAATTTATTGACAATCCTCGTTGTGGCCCTGCTTTCGATTACAGCAGCTAGCGCGCAAAGGAAATCGGAGGAAGAGATAAAGAGAATTCAAGACGCGAAAGTTGCCATTATCACCAATCGTCTGAACCTGACACCCGAACAGTCGACGGGATTCTGGCCGGTTTACAATGAGTATTCTCAGAAAAGAAAAGAAATTCACAGGGCGCAGCGTAAGATCATTAATGATAAGAAGGCGGAAGGCCAGACCGATGATCAAGTCCTCAACAACCTGAAAGAAGTGCAGGAATTGCGTCAGAAAGAGCTGGATCTTGAAAAAGAATATCAAAACCGCTTTTTAAAGGTAATAACAGCAAGTCAGGTGATCGAATTGTATAAGGCGGAACGTACATTTAATGATATGCTTATCCAGCGCCTTAAGAATAAATAGAACATGAAGCGTTTTTGACCGACCTATCGGCTTATTACAAAGCGTTATCCCACATTGGCCACGGCCGGTTGTGGGATTTTTTATGTAAAAAAATAGCCGGAAATTTTCCGGCTATTTTTATTGATATCATTACTTAATGTTGGCATTATCAATGGCCGCCGACCACTTCCACGCCGCTTATGCCCTTGGTTTCCACGGTTATGTTCCGCAGCGGAGCCGCATGCTTTTTGAAATCCTGGATAATTTCCAGCACATCATAATCGATATTCATGGACTTGCTGCCGTCGATCACGACGGTGGCATTATCGGGCAAGTTGTCTAAGGTTGCGCTAATACTGCCTTTGTTCAGGAATGTAACTTCCTCAGACAAGATCAGCGTAATTACGTCTCCATCCCTGTGTTTTTCTTTCACATAATGGTAGGAATGTTTGTAATTTTTGCGAAGAATAAAATATATAGCAACCACCATTCCAATCGCGATTCCTTTCAGTAGATCGGTGCTTAAAATGGCGATAATTGTTACTATAAAGGGGATAAACTGTTCTTTGCCCAATTGGTACATTCCTTTGTAAAGAGAAAATTTGGACAGTTTATAACCAACCACTAAAAGTACAGCGGCAAGTGATGCCAATGGGATGTAATTCAAAAATGCCGGAATAAAAAGAGCAGAAAGCAACAAAATGGATCCATGCGTAATGGTTGCCATTTTAGTTCTTCCGCCTGAATCTATATTGGCAGAGCTTCGCACAATCACCTGCGTAATAGGCAAACCCCCGATCATACCCGATGTAATGTTACCGATTCCCTGCGCAATAAGCTCACGGTTTGTGGGCGTGTTACGCTTGAACGGATCTAATTTGTCAGTCGCTTCAACGCATAACAATGTTTCAAGACTGGCCACAATCGCCAATGTTAAGCCGATTGTATAAGTTTCAACCCGTGTAATGGCGGAGAAATCAGGAGTTTTGAAAAAACTGAAAAACTCGCTTGCAGAAGATGCAACGGGTAATTGTACCAAATGCTCACCCGACAATGCCCAGTCCGGCATTGATTTTGAAAATAAAAGATTAAGCAAAATTCCGGAAATCACCACGAATAAAGCACCTGGTACGAACCGGAAAAGCTGAATTTTTTTCATAAAAGGCCGGTCAAACAGGATTAGCAAACCGAGCGAGATCAATGATATAATGATGGCTCCGGTGCTGCTGTATTTCACCGCGTTGAAAAGCTCAGTAAATGTATTTTGGCCGTCTTTTTGAGCAAACGCCTCATCACCCATAAAATCAGCATCATAACCGAATGCGTGAGGGATTTCCTTAAGTATAAGGGTTATTCCGATGGCTGCCAACATTCCTTTGATGACAGACGATGGGAAATAATAACCAATGATGCCGGCCTTCATAAATCCGGCGATGACCTGAATAATCCCTGCAATGACAACCGCCAGAAGAAACGCCTCAAAGCTGCCCAGCGTATCCAGGGCATTGAGTACGATCACGACAAGCCCTGCCGCAGGACCAGACACCCCAAGTGACGATCCGCTGAGGAAACCAACGACGATCCCGCCGATCATTCCGGCAATTATACCTGAAAATAGAAGGTCCGAGCGCCCGGTTGAGGCCAGGGCCACACCAAGGCATAATGGTAACGCAACCAGATAAACGACCAGCCCGGCAGGGATATCAAACTTAAGGTTGGAAAACAAATTCTTTTTATCTGCTGACATACGATTATTTCTGATAAGTCAATTTGAAAACAAAAGCTAATGCGAAATCAGGCGAGGGGAGGAGTTTCCATCTTGTACACATTCTCCATGTCGTTCGCACTGTCCATCGTAACGCCCAGATCCTGGAGAACGCCGGTCCCAACTGCGTAAACAACCCCGTGAACCTGTAAAGCCTTCTTATTTGCCCAAGCATTCTGCACAATTGAAGTTTTCGCAAGGTCCATAACCTGCTCGATCACATTCAGCTCAACAAATCTGTCGGTTCTCTTCTGTCTGTCTTCAATGCTGTTAAGCTCGTCCTGGTGAAGTCTGTAAACGTCCTTAATGTGGCGCAGCCAGTTGTCTATGAGACCCACTTGCTTGTTCCCCATAGCAGCAGCAACGCCGCCGCAACCGTAGTGGCCGCAAACGATAATGTGTTGTACACCAAGCACATTTACCGAATAATCAAGCACGCTTAGCATGCTCATATCTGTGTGAATGACCATGTTGGCAATGTTGCGATGCACGAAAATATCGCCGGGCATTGTTCCGGTCAAGGCATTGGCGGGAACGCGGCTATCCGAGCAGCCGATCCACAGAAACTTCGGGCTTTGTCCGTTTGCAAGCTTTGTGAAGAATTCAGGATCCTGCTCGTTTGTTGCCGCGACCCATTTTTTATTGTTTTCAAATAGTTGGTTATATGACTTGATCATGATCTTTTTTTGAATAAAATTTATTTGAATAGGAGAACTTGAATGACACGCCCGGCGGGATGGAAAATACACATCCGCGGGAGCACCATGCTCACAGAATAAATAATGTCGAAAAAATCAGATCAATTCGGGTGGCGGAGAGAGCAGCTTTAACGATATCTCGTTTTGGAACCCCGAAGAATAGGAGAAAGTATTTTTGAGGGGAATTGATAAAGTGTTTTTATCAACATTGAAGTAATGAGAAATCAGCAACTGGTCGTCACTGATTTTCTCAACTTCGGTCTTTTCATTATCACAAGTGCCGGTATCGCAAACCACAGATGACTTTTCCTTGGCCAGCAAAATGCTGGCGACATCTGTGGCTTTACAGATGAGGAAGGCCGTAAGTAATATGAGACAAAGTGACTTAAGCAATTTGAGATGTGATTAGGTAAAGGCTTTTACTTAGCTTTCCATTGTTTTTCATTGTTTTCCAGCCAGCGTCCTACAAGGAACGCAGAACCGAGAAGAACCACATAAAAAACGATCATTATGATTGTCATTTCCATAAAAAAGCAATTTATACACTACTTAACGTTAACAAAATTAACTAAAAAATGTCTTAGCCCGCTCAATAAATCAAAAAATTAAAGAACTCCTTTCGTCGAAGGCATGAAATCCAGTGCCTTCAAATCACGTCTGACGGCCATCTTTATTGCCTTTGCGAACGCTTTAAATATCGATTCAATCTTATGATGCTCATTGTCACCGCTTACCTGAATATTTAAATTAGATAGCGAGGTGTCTGAAAAAGATTTGAAAAAGTGAAAAAACATTTCCGTTGGCATTTCGCCGATCTTCTCTCTTTTGAATTCGGCATCCCAAACGATCCAGGGACGGCCGGAGAAATCAATGGCAACCTGCGCCAAAGCTTCGTCCATCGGAAGTAAAAATCCATATCGGCTGATGCCGCGCTTGTCGCCAATCGCCTGTCTGTAAGCTTCGCCCAATGCCAGCGCAGTATCCTCAATGGTGTGATGTTCATCAATATGCAGGTCGCCTTCGACCTGGATCGAAAGGTCAGCGCCTGAATGTCTGGCCAGTTGGTCCAGCATATGATCGAAAAATCCGAGTCCGGTGTGAATGTTGGCCCGGCCGCTTCCGTCCAGGTTTAGCTCCACTTTTATCTGCGTTTCCTTAGTATTGCGTTCAACGGACGCTTTTCGTGCAGGTAATTTTAAATGTTCGTAAATCGCATCCCAATCTTTTGAAACGAAGCTGGTAACCTCGTTCATTTTCTCTGATACGCCCGTTTCAGGAACGTTATCCAGCACTAAAATGGCCTTAGCACCCAGATTTACAGCCAGCTGAACATCTGTGAGTCGATCGCCGATCACGTAACTGTTTGCCAGGTCATATTCTTCTGAAAAATACTCGGACAGCATTCCTATGCCTGGTTTCCGGGTTGGCAGATTGTCTTCCGGAAAGCTGCGATCCACGTGAACATTGGTAAAATGTATGTTTTCTCCCGCTAGTGTCTGCAACATTTTATTTTGCGCCGGCCAGAATGTGGGTTCGGGGAATGAATCTGTTCCCAAGCCGTCCTGATTGGTTACCATGACCAGCTCATAATCAGTTTCTTCTGCAATCTTGCGGAGTGCGGATATTGCTTTTGGTAAAAATTCGAGTTTTTCTAATGAGTCTACCTGAAAATCCGTGGGAGGTTCAACGATGATCGTTCCGTCCCGATCAATAAATAAGACTTTTTTCATTAATGGTTATAAAAGATATGTTAGGCAAAAGGAATGTCTGTTCCCGCGTTCCTGCAAAGTTCGCAAACTATGTGGATTTGAAAAGATTTACACACAGCAATAGCGCCTTTTGTACAGAAAAGAGTAATGTTAAATTGTAACTTTGTATTTAAAATTTCGACTAAGATAATGTTTACAGGAATTGTAGAATCCGTTGCAACGCTTTTAAAAGTAGATTCAGAAGGCACAAATAAAACTTTTTCGTTTCAATCACCGATTGCACCTGAACTTAAAATTGATCAGAGCGTAAATCATAATGGCGTTTGCCTTACCGTGGTGGCTGTGGAAGGGGACACTTATAAGGTGACAGCCATTGAAGAAACATTGATCAAGACAAACCTGGGCGACCTGGCAGTTGATGATAAAATCAATCTGGAACGCTGTATGCCGGCCAATGGCAGGTTCGACGGCCACATTGTGCAAGGGCATGTGGACCAAACCGGCGTGTGCACTGCCATTGAAGAACGCGATGGAAGCTGGCTTTTCGACTTCGAATATGACGCTTCTACAGGAAATCTTACAGTGGAAAAAGGTTCTATATGTATCAATGGCGTGAGTCTTACCGTTTTTAACTCTGAAAAGAATGCATTCCGGGTCGCGATCATTCCTTATACCTATGAATTCACCAATTTTCACAGCCTTAAAGCGGGCGACCGCGTTAATCTTGAATTTGATATTCTTGGTAAGTACATTAAAAGAATTCTTGGCTCATATACAATGTAGTATATTGGCATCCTGAAATATTACGTTTATTTTTACCCGTCTATACATTTCGAGCATCATTAATACATGGCCAAAATAAGTACACAGTCCAGAACGGATCTATTCATACACATCGGAATTATAGTTTCACTGCTTTTGGTTCTTTTCCTGGGTTTCTTTTTTGTTTATCTGCCTTTCACAACCAATCATGGTGAGGCAGTAACCATCCCGGATTTAAAGAAAAAGAATGTTGAAGACCTCGAAGAATTTCTCGAAAGTCGTGACCTGCGTTACGAAGTGGATTGCACTTTCGTGGCCAATGTGCCTCCGCTGACAATTATTTCTCAATATCCATTGCCGGGTGCCAAAGTAAAAGAGGGCCGGAAAATATACGTTACCGTTTCGTCAAGGACAGCGCCATTGATCAAAATGCCCAAGCTGACGGATATGACGCACCGGAGCGCGCAAATGTTATTGAAAAGTGTCGGACTGGAAGAGGGAAACATTTCTTATGTGCCCGATATGGCGCAAAATGCAGTTTTAAAACAAATGTATAATGGCAAGGAAATCCTGCCTGGGCAGGCCATTGCCAAGGGCACGAAAATAGACCTTGAATTGGGAGAAGGGCTTGGTACTGCGCAATTTGAGGCGCCTTCCGTCTTGGGCTTACCGCTGGACGAGGCGAAAATCGCGCTGATCGGAGCCGGACTGAAAGTTGGTCAGCAAATGGAAATACCAGCAGAGGAAGGACAAGCAGCAGGCACGGTGGTGAGACAGAACCCCGACGCTGGAAATAATGTAAGAATAGGAGATGTAATCGATCTCTGGATCACACCACAGGCAGTTGAATCAGCTGGGAATGAGAATATATTACCGGAACAGTAAATTTTATTTTTATAATAAAAAACGTATAATTCTGACATTGCTGCTTGCGCTTTTTCAGTGTCAGTTGCTATATGCCCAATTGAAAGTGGTGCCCATCGACGGTTCCTACACCGAAGAGGAAGCCGAAACGCAAAGCACATTGCGGACGGAGGCGACCTTAAACCTGCCGTTTTTTGATGATTTTTCAACAACAAAAACAGCTAACCCGGATACCAAAAACTGGTTGCCGGGGAGCGGGGTTTACATTAACAACACACTTTCCAGCTCGCCGCCATCGCTCAACATTGCGACTTTCGACGGCCTTAATGCGACCGGCACGCCCTACAATCTCGTTAATCCGCTCACGCAAAATTTTACCGATACACTAACATCCCAACCGATAAATCTTGCCGGTAAAAAGGCAGCTGATTCGCTTTACATTAGTTTTCACTGGATGGCGAAAGGTTTAGGAGAGCTGCCTGATTCAAGTGATTATTTTCAACTGGAATTTTTGAGTAAGACCAATGGCTGGGTGACGGCGTGGCAACAGGTTGGTTACAAGCTGGATACGATTTATAAGAACCAGTTTGTGAAAATTACGGATCCGGCTTACCTCCATGATGCATTCCAGTTTAGGTTTCGTGCATATGGGCGGAATTCGGGTTATTATGACACCTGGCATCTGGATTATGTATATTTAAATGCAAAACGATCGGTCAGGCAGCCTTACATTTTCGATGTTGCGGTAAGAAAAGCTGTATCGCCTTTTCTAAAAAAATATACGGCCATGCCGCTCCGGCAATATCGAGCTAATCCGCAAGCGGCAACTGCTGATTCTGTGAGAACAGATGTCGTAAATAATTTCAATAATTTTAACATCCTGGCCAGCACATTCACGATCCGGGACGCCGCAAAGGGGACGGAATTGTTCCGGAATGTGCAGCGGTCTATCTATGTAGAGGCGCTCAAATCTAAGGCTTTGGCGGTGAAAACCGCACCGCTTGCAATAAATGCGAATCTTGATAGTTTAAAATTAATTACCAAATTCGTCGTAACGACAACGGACACCATTCCAGGGGTTAATTTAAAAACAAATGATTCCATCACGTCCAGAACTGACTTAACGGATTATTATGCATACGACGATGGAAGCGCGGAGTATGGCGTGCAGGTCAATCAAAAATTGGGGCGTGTAGCAGTTCAGTTTACACTCGCTAAGCCGGATACGATAGGAGGGATCAGGCTTGCCATGGTGCAGTTCAATAAAGACATTGCCGGGCAGGGATTTACGATCCAGATTTTTGACAATAAAAATGGCAAGCCGGACAAGGTTATTGCGCAAAGATCTGTGGGCGCACGATATCCCGCTCAGCGAAACGGATTTATCGACTACCCTTTTAGCGCGCCTGTTGCCGTTCCAGACACGTTTTACGTTGGCTGGCTCCAACTGAACGAGCAGCCAGTCACTGTTGGATTTGACAGGAATTCAATGCTGGGAAAGAATGTGGTATTTTATAATTTAGGAACGGAATGGGCCCGGGAAACTGCATTGAAAGGCAGCATTATGATCCGTCCCTATCTTGGAAAGAAGGCAGCAGGCATCGTTACTGGAAATGAACCCATCATTACTACTGAAATCCATTTTTACCCAAATCCAAACAGAGGAATTATTAATTGGGAAAATGCGTCTTTAAAACGAATCGAAATTTATTCCCTGCAAGGATATCTGGTTCAAACCATTATCCCGGAAACCGGCCAGCGATCTGCTGAGGTGCATGTTAATGAAGGAATTTATGTCGTTAAATCATCGGACGGGAAACGATCGTACGCGCAAAAAATGTTATTTGTCCAATAACCTCATTAATCAAAAAAGCAGAAATATGGATATTACCGTGGAAGAACTGAAAGAACGTCTTGACAAAGGTGAAGACCTGCATTTTTATGACGTTCGGGAAGAACACGAATACGAAGAAGATAACCTGGGCGCAAAACTGATCCCGCTTGGAGAATTGCCCGATCATCTGGACGAACTCGAACCTTTGAAAGATGAAGAAATTATCATTCATTGCCGTTCAGGCGCGAGGAGCGGTAAAGCGGCCCGTTTTTTGGAATCTCAGGGTTTTAATAATGTCAGAAATGTGCTGGGCGGAATTCTTGCCTATCGCGAATTGGAATAATATTCGGATTATTGATCCTTATTGTCACGAATCCTGGCCTGAATGTAGGTCAGGATTTTTTCGTATTCATCGGCCTGGAACCATTCAAAATTCCCCTGATGACGAAACCAGGTCAACTGTCGTTTGGCATATCGCCGTGAATTCTGTTTCAGCAGTCTGATCATTTCTTCTTCGTCATATTGCTTATCCAGAAAGCCATAAACTTCTTTATATCCCACGGTTTGCAGCGCATGGTGGGATCTGTAAGGCAGCAAATCTTTCGCCTCCGTAATAAGCCCATCTTGCAGCATGTGATCCATCCGAAGATCAATCCGGTTATACAATTCGGAGCGATCCCGGTCGAGCGCTATCAGTATTTGTTCAAAGGGCCGCTTTTGCGTTTGTTTTAAATGAAATTGAGAAATCGGAGAGCCGGTTGTATAAAAGACCTCCAACGCCCTGATTACGCGCTGCGGATTGTTGATTTCGGGTGTCAAGGCAAATGTTGGATCTATTTCGCTGATTTCGGCTTGCAGAGGAGCGAGACCATTTGCATGAAGCTTTTCTGTCAACGATTCTCTCAGGCCCGGCAAAGGCGCTGGCAGGTCGTCCAAACCCTCTGAAACTGCTTTAACGTAAAATCCGGAGCCTCCTGTCATTACTACGTAGTCATGTTTCTTAAAAAGGGTTTCCAACAGTTTCAAAACGTCACGTTCGAAGTCACCGGCACTGTAAATTTCGGAAATGGAATGTGAGTTGATAAAGTGATGATTTACCTGTGCAAGCTCATCAAGCGTTGGCTTAGCTGTGCCAATGTTCAATTCCCTAAAAAATTGTCGCGAATCTGCGGATATGATTTCAGTATGAAGCGCTTTGGCTATCTGGATGGATAATGCAGTTTTTCCAACCGCCGTTGGACCGGCAATGATGATCAGATATTTCCTCGGGCTTTCAGACATTCGGCGCTTTTATTTCAATTGTTAGGTCACCGCAAAATTACATATCAGGGATTTCAAGACACTACTTTTTCTCATATTTCAGCAACCGATCGTTGCGGACTTTTTAATCTTTTGGCGGCATGAAGGATTAGTAAATTTTTTTGTATAATTTATGGGTAAAACGCCCTTGTTCTCGTCAAATTGGAATTGGCCAGCGTACTAACTCTTAAAGTTTTCTTCTTAATTCTAAACAATTTCAATTCACATTCTAACCATTAAACATTATGTTCAAAAAATTATTACTATTTGCCTGGATCGGATCGATGGCTTTTCTGGTTGGTTGCGAGGGCGAGCAGGGAGAAGTAGGGCCGAAGGGAGATGCGGGTGTTGCTGGACCAGCCGGGCCGGCGGGACCTGCCGGACCAGCTGGTGAAGATGGAACCGGCTCGGGTGGGGGAGCCATTATTATATCTTCCGGTGCTGTTAAAACGGACACCTCCGGAAGCTTTAGCCTTGGTTACAACGATTTGACGCCAGCGGAGGACAGTCTTTTTCAATCTTCTGCAATATTGGTTTATATCAAATCGCAAAATGTGTACTGGCCGCTGCCTGGGGTAGTCGCTTTTGGATCTGGTGCCACTAGCGCAGTGAGTGAATTCACCTTTGTTCATGGAATTCAGGAAAGCACATTTTTCGTCGATATATTTCAAAGAGGTTGGTCTGAGGAGAACGTTCCTGCACCTGACAGATCTTTTCAGGATGTACGTGTTGTAATCATCCCGGGCATCATGGCAGGTAGAATGGATGCTGAAATTCTCAAAAGTTATGAGAAAACTATTGCAGCTTTAGGGCTGACAGAGGACAAAACGAAAATGTCAAAACCGTTGAAATTCAGGCTCCCAAAGAAGTGAGAAGACATAATAACAAAAAAGGTTATCCGCATCGGATAACCTTTTTTTATGCTTGAACATTGAGATTAATATTCCCAAAGTCCGTGTTCCAATTCCATTAACTCTTGCTCGTAGTTCAAAGACTTGATAAGAGCTTCTTTTTCGCCGTTATAGATGTCAAGAAACGCTCTGTCATTTGCATTGGAATACTTGGTGATACGTCCGTAAAACAAGCGCAAATCGAATGCATCAGCCAGGTTTTTATTCTGAGCAGTGTTATGTGTATTGTACCAGATATATTTCTTAGGATCACTTCTGAACAGTCTTTCCACATCTTTATAACGGAAAGAAGCAACTGGCAATTCAAGACCAGTAGCAGTTTGCTCAGATGGAAGAATGATCGTCAATGTTTGAATGTCATTATACAACCGTGATCTTTTCTTGTCAAATGTCCAGTCTTCTTTCACTTCCAGAATGCTCAATTGATCCGGGAAATATTCTTCCTCTGTGGATGCAACCTGAGTTTGGAAACTGCTATCAACCTTCGGCTGTTCAACAACTGGCTCTTCCGCTTTTGCTACTTCTGTTTTAGCACCTTTTTTGGTTGATTTTTTCTTTGGAGGGCCCCAGCCATCATCTTCTGCTGCTGCTTCCGGCTTTGTTTCTTTTTTTGTATTTCCCCATCCGTCGTCAGCTGCAGCAGCTGATTTAGTAGGATCAGCCTTAGGCTTGGCGCCCCAGCCATCATCCGCTTTCGCAGGCTCGCCAAAACCAGCCGCTATTTCTTCTGCTGATAGGCCGGCAGTTTGATTAGGGATTAATATACGCTTATGCAGTTCGTCAGCATCAATTTTTGTAGCGCATGAGTCATTTGTATAAGCATCAATCAAACCCGCTTTTGCAGCCTCCAGCAGATAACGTGTGATCTCATTATTTTTTGAGAACATAGAAACATTTTGTTTCTCTTTCAGATCGACCCTTCTCCAAAGCGTCCTTTTCATCAAAATGTCGCCGTCAGCGATCGGGCGTGATGAAAACTGGTTGGCCGTGGAATCTTCCTTTTCCTGGGCGAAGGCTGCGCCTGTACCCAATGACAAAGAAAGTAATGACCATGCAATCGTTTTTCCGTTCATTCTTCTCATAACATACATAAAGTGTATTGTCCAATCAACGATTAAAATTGATGAATTAGTATAGTGGTACGGTTCTGTATTGGTTACCCATCTCTACTTCGTTTACAGCACCCTTGAAATTCTGGCGCTCTACTTTTAAGATTGTAACCACATAACGATCACCTGGTTGTGCTTGTTGCGCAAGTGACGATATTGATCCGCCGCCTCCGTTCAATGTCACACCACCAATTCTTCTGTTTCCTCTTGCCAGTGAAATCTCAACTTGCGACACTCTGAATTTTGCATCTTCAGGAGAGAAATTCTTAAAACTTTCATCCGGCACAGCTATAACCTGAATGCTACGGGCTCCGGATGCCGGTGCGCCTTTACGTTCGTCATAAACAGCACCGTTAACTCTTACTTCAAGTGACGGCTTCGGCACCTTATTTACTCTAAATGGTTCAGAACCCAACACGTTACCAGCATTGCTAACCGTAATGTTAAGCTGTGCTTTGCTCGGAACGATTGTAAACTTTCCTTTTTGTCCGCTCTGGATAATTTCCCCGCCGTCGGTTGAGAAGCTAGGCGCCCAAAGAGGGCCCAATGCAGGACTTTGAATGCTTAATTTATTCGCGCAACCCAAATACAATGGTGGAAGTGTTCCTGTTTCAATCTGGTAGGAGGGCTTCACAACGAAGTATTCCTGGTTCATACTGTAAGTTGTATCCTTTCCTGAGGGCGTAGGAATCGTAATGCGGGCCTGCAATTCTTTGCGAACTACACCTTCTGCATTATAACCGCCACCCTGTGCAGTAAATTCAATCAAACCTACACCGTTCTCTACCTTAACAGGAGAACCGTTTAAGCTCATGCGAGGTGTAATACCCGAAGCAGAGGCCGCGATGAACATTTGTCCTTTGAATTTGGTACCAGCTACCACGGTTTTCGCATCAGCGCTAACCATTGCAAGCACGCGGTCAAATTTTACGTCAGCTGCACCTACTTTGCTGGCCAGGTAATTTAAAACTTCACCTTCCATACGGCGAATGTCTGTTTGTTTCTGGCTCAAAACGGCCAATGCAGCCGCAACAGGTGTCGATTCAAAATTCAGCTCTGCAAAATCTTTATTTCTTTGTTCCTTGTTTGCCTTAACACCAGGATCCTCTCTGCCGTCCATGGCAAGCATCTGAAATTTATTAGGAGACAATGCATTTAATTGAGTGGTATAGGCATTAAGCGTTTGTTTCAAGCCGTATGCCTTTCCTCTTTTTCCTTGTGCAATCATCAATTCAGCAACTTTGGCTTCTTCCTGAGGATTTTTGATTCCACCTTCCTCATTAAGTCCACCACCGGCTTTGGTGATGATTTCTTGTTTTAAGGAATTGATCTCGTTGGTAATGTCAGCAGTGAATTTGCGAACCTCTTCTGCTTGTTTGATTACCGCAACGTCAGCCGACCGGTTTCCCGCCTTTTCAACGGCTGCTTTAATTTTCAGTACAGTTTCCTGGTTTATTTTATTAGCTGCTCCGGAGGATAGTTCCAAAGAATTGTTCAGAAGAATGAATTTTTCTATGATGGCTGAGCTTACCTGCAATGCAAGCATTGCAGTAAGTACCAGGTACATCATGCCAATCATCTTTTGACGGGGTGTTTCTTTTCCACCTGCCATATATTCAGTAATCAGTTATCAGTGATTGAATAATTTATTGATAACAAACAATTAATAACTCTCAGAAGGATTTACTATATGCTTGCTAAACTGATATTATGCATTACCACCACGCATGGCAGTCAGCATATTACCGTAAATGCCATTCAAAGACGAAATATTTGTCGTCAGCTTGGACATTTCATTTTTAAACACTTGTGATTCTTTGGTAGCATCGGCCATGTTTTCCATCGCAGCTGTCAGGTTACCGTAGAATGCATTCATTGCTTTCAAATGCTTCGTTGTGTCCTGCAATTCAAGTTCATAAACCGCATTAAGCGCGCCCATGTTCTTTGTAATTTGCTGGAATTGTTCACGATATGATTGTGCATCTTTGGTAGCATCGGCCATAGAACTCATCGCACTGATGGCAACACCGTAAGATTTATTCATATCATTGATCGCAGTTGACGCACTTTTCACATTTCTTGCGTAATCATTAGTAGCAACAGTTGCATCGGTAAGATCGCTGATTTTGCCAACTGTTTCAGAAAGATTTCTGAAACCTTTTCCAAGGCTGTCAAAAACCTCAGGTCCAAGTTTAGCATTGTCAAGCATGTTGTCCAATTTAGCAGTTACACCACTTGAAGATGTAGAACCACGTGTGATGGCAGGACCGTTGTAATTATCGTCAAGCTCAGGATAAA
Coding sequences:
- a CDS encoding SulP family inorganic anion transporter, with protein sequence MSADKKNLFSNLKFDIPAGLVVYLVALPLCLGVALASTGRSDLLFSGIIAGMIGGIVVGFLSGSSLGVSGPAAGLVVIVLNALDTLGSFEAFLLAVVIAGIIQVIAGFMKAGIIGYYFPSSVIKGMLAAIGITLILKEIPHAFGYDADFMGDEAFAQKDGQNTFTELFNAVKYSSTGAIIISLISLGLLILFDRPFMKKIQLFRFVPGALFVVISGILLNLLFSKSMPDWALSGEHLVQLPVASSASEFFSFFKTPDFSAITRVETYTIGLTLAIVASLETLLCVEATDKLDPFKRNTPTNRELIAQGIGNITSGMIGGLPITQVIVRSSANIDSGGRTKMATITHGSILLLSALFIPAFLNYIPLASLAAVLLVVGYKLSKFSLYKGMYQLGKEQFIPFIVTIIAILSTDLLKGIAIGMVVAIYFILRKNYKHSYHYVKEKHRDGDVITLILSEEVTFLNKGSISATLDNLPDNATVVIDGSKSMNIDYDVLEIIQDFKKHAAPLRNITVETKGISGVEVVGGH
- the can gene encoding carbonate dehydratase, which produces MIKSYNQLFENNKKWVAATNEQDPEFFTKLANGQSPKFLWIGCSDSRVPANALTGTMPGDIFVHRNIANMVIHTDMSMLSVLDYSVNVLGVQHIIVCGHYGCGGVAAAMGNKQVGLIDNWLRHIKDVYRLHQDELNSIEDRQKRTDRFVELNVIEQVMDLAKTSIVQNAWANKKALQVHGVVYAVGTGVLQDLGVTMDSANDMENVYKMETPPLA
- the hisB gene encoding bifunctional histidinol-phosphatase/imidazoleglycerol-phosphate dehydratase HisB, which gives rise to MKKVLFIDRDGTIIVEPPTDFQVDSLEKLEFLPKAISALRKIAEETDYELVMVTNQDGLGTDSFPEPTFWPAQNKMLQTLAGENIHFTNVHVDRSFPEDNLPTRKPGIGMLSEYFSEEYDLANSYVIGDRLTDVQLAVNLGAKAILVLDNVPETGVSEKMNEVTSFVSKDWDAIYEHLKLPARKASVERNTKETQIKVELNLDGSGRANIHTGLGFFDHMLDQLARHSGADLSIQVEGDLHIDEHHTIEDTALALGEAYRQAIGDKRGISRYGFLLPMDEALAQVAIDFSGRPWIVWDAEFKREKIGEMPTEMFFHFFKSFSDTSLSNLNIQVSGDNEHHKIESIFKAFAKAIKMAVRRDLKALDFMPSTKGVL
- a CDS encoding riboflavin synthase, which produces MFTGIVESVATLLKVDSEGTNKTFSFQSPIAPELKIDQSVNHNGVCLTVVAVEGDTYKVTAIEETLIKTNLGDLAVDDKINLERCMPANGRFDGHIVQGHVDQTGVCTAIEERDGSWLFDFEYDASTGNLTVEKGSICINGVSLTVFNSEKNAFRVAIIPYTYEFTNFHSLKAGDRVNLEFDILGKYIKRILGSYTM
- a CDS encoding PASTA domain-containing protein, encoding MAKISTQSRTDLFIHIGIIVSLLLVLFLGFFFVYLPFTTNHGEAVTIPDLKKKNVEDLEEFLESRDLRYEVDCTFVANVPPLTIISQYPLPGAKVKEGRKIYVTVSSRTAPLIKMPKLTDMTHRSAQMLLKSVGLEEGNISYVPDMAQNAVLKQMYNGKEILPGQAIAKGTKIDLELGEGLGTAQFEAPSVLGLPLDEAKIALIGAGLKVGQQMEIPAEEGQAAGTVVRQNPDAGNNVRIGDVIDLWITPQAVESAGNENILPEQ